One Sinorhizobium mexicanum genomic region harbors:
- a CDS encoding LysE family translocator has protein sequence MLDLTPYLPQLLVAWTAYIIAVVSPGPAVLAIIATSVNQGRKAGLALAFGVLSGSYTWAMLTASGLSALIRTYGQAIIFLKIAGACYLFWLAYNALRAAMRGEASRAALRVPLQMSLKKLYLKGLGIHLTNPKAIFAWIMLVSLGMPAGAPVTVTAAFIGGCMLIGLVSFCGFAIVFSLSPVHRAYLKSRRVIESLMAGFFAFAGLKLLTARL, from the coding sequence ATGCTCGACCTCACGCCCTATCTGCCGCAACTTCTCGTCGCCTGGACGGCCTATATCATCGCCGTCGTATCGCCCGGGCCGGCGGTTCTGGCGATCATTGCGACGTCGGTCAACCAGGGGCGAAAAGCGGGCCTTGCGCTCGCCTTCGGCGTGCTGAGCGGCAGCTATACATGGGCGATGCTGACGGCCTCTGGCCTCTCGGCGCTCATCCGGACCTACGGACAGGCGATCATCTTCCTGAAGATCGCCGGTGCCTGCTATCTCTTCTGGCTTGCCTACAACGCCCTCCGGGCCGCGATGCGCGGCGAGGCGTCACGGGCAGCGCTTCGTGTTCCGCTGCAGATGTCGTTGAAGAAGCTCTATCTCAAGGGGCTCGGTATCCACCTGACCAATCCCAAGGCGATCTTTGCCTGGATCATGCTGGTTTCGCTCGGCATGCCGGCGGGGGCGCCGGTCACCGTTACTGCCGCCTTCATCGGGGGATGTATGCTGATCGGCCTCGTCAGCTTCTGTGGCTTCGCGATCGTGTTCTCGCTCTCGCCGGTCCACCGTGCCTATCTCAAATCGCGGCGCGTGATCGAGAGTCTGATGGCGGGCTTCTTCGCTTTCGCCGGTTTGAAGCTGCTGACGGCGCGACTCTGA
- the ispG gene encoding flavodoxin-dependent (E)-4-hydroxy-3-methylbut-2-enyl-diphosphate synthase yields MTSPFDFEPQPRRASVAVDVGGVIVGGGAPVVVQSMTNTDTADVDATVAQVAALHKAGSELVRITVDRDESAAAVPKIRERLLRLGIDVPLVGDFHYIGHKLLADHPACAEALAKYRINPGNVGFKDKKDKQFAEIIEMAMRYDKPVRIGVNWGSLDQELLTRLMDENQAKGSPLTAQQVTRETIVQSALLSAELAEELGLARNRIILSAKVSGVQDLIAVYAMLAARSDHALHLGLTEAGMGTKGIVASSASLGILMQQGIGDTIRISLTPEPGGDRTREVQVAQELLQVMGFRQFIPVVAACPGCGRTTSTVFQELAQKIQEDIRASMPVWREKYPGVEALKVAVMGCIVNGPGESKHADIGISLPGTGETPAAPVFIDGQKAMTLRGPKIAEEFQLLVADYIEKRYGRGQAAAE; encoded by the coding sequence ATGACTTCTCCCTTCGATTTCGAGCCACAGCCGCGCCGTGCCTCCGTCGCCGTCGATGTCGGCGGCGTGATCGTCGGTGGCGGCGCGCCGGTCGTCGTCCAGTCGATGACGAACACGGATACGGCCGATGTCGATGCGACTGTCGCCCAGGTGGCGGCGCTCCATAAAGCGGGCTCCGAACTGGTACGCATCACTGTCGATCGCGACGAAAGTGCTGCCGCGGTGCCGAAGATCCGCGAGCGGCTCTTGCGCCTCGGCATCGACGTGCCGCTTGTCGGCGACTTCCACTATATCGGCCACAAGCTCCTGGCCGATCACCCGGCCTGTGCCGAAGCGCTGGCGAAATATCGCATCAACCCGGGCAATGTCGGCTTCAAGGACAAGAAGGACAAGCAGTTCGCCGAGATCATCGAGATGGCGATGCGCTACGACAAACCGGTGCGCATCGGCGTCAACTGGGGGTCGCTCGATCAGGAACTCTTGACCCGGCTGATGGACGAGAACCAGGCCAAGGGCTCGCCGCTGACGGCACAGCAGGTCACGCGTGAAACGATCGTCCAGTCGGCCCTTCTCTCGGCGGAGCTGGCCGAGGAGCTCGGCCTGGCGCGCAACCGCATCATCCTTTCTGCCAAGGTTTCCGGCGTGCAGGACCTGATCGCCGTCTATGCGATGCTTGCGGCCCGTTCCGACCATGCGTTGCATCTCGGGCTTACCGAAGCCGGCATGGGAACGAAGGGCATCGTCGCTTCCTCCGCCTCGCTCGGCATCCTGATGCAGCAGGGCATCGGCGATACGATCCGTATTTCGCTGACCCCGGAGCCCGGCGGCGACCGCACGCGCGAGGTGCAGGTGGCGCAGGAACTGCTGCAGGTCATGGGCTTCCGCCAGTTCATTCCCGTGGTCGCCGCCTGTCCGGGCTGCGGCCGCACGACGTCCACGGTCTTCCAGGAGCTTGCCCAGAAGATCCAGGAGGACATCCGCGCAAGCATGCCGGTCTGGCGCGAGAAATATCCGGGCGTCGAGGCCCTGAAGGTCGCCGTCATGGGCTGCATCGTCAACGGCCCGGGCGAAAGCAAGCATGCTGACATCGGCATTTCGCTGCCCGGCACCGGCGAGACGCCGGCGGCACCCGTCTTCATTGATGGCCAGAAGGCGATGACGTTGCGTGGACCGAAGATCGCCGAAGAATTCCAGCTTCTCGTCGCCGACTATATCGAGAAGCGTTACGGCCGCGGTCAGGCGGCGGCGGAATAG
- a CDS encoding MFS transporter translates to MDQRTQTASEGLVRQGYMSKNRLAVSLLFLMNGFVTGSWAPKIPEFKDRLGIGESVLGLLILVFGIGSLVLMPIAGGFIARAGSQKVVKVTAIILSPLLLVLTLAPNVWTAAIGMFLLGGFVGAMDVAMNANAVEVEKSMRRAIMSSCHAYWSLGGLIGAGIGGFLMARVGVLPHVLVVTVLSLVFLAVAWPMILADRPHSAANKEKLRLPLTPLPWLIGIMALFSMVPEGAVLDWGALYLRNELGASVELSGFGFAAFSATMATMRFAGDHVRDLLGAKRTLRLCTVTALVGMVFAGLAPNAVVAILGFALAGIGISNMVPIAFSAAGNMPGLQPGIGLAVATTMGYSGMLFAPSLIGFIAEHSGFAIIFTCIPVLFIVVLLLSHHAVHADHGREHS, encoded by the coding sequence ATGGATCAGCGCACGCAAACTGCCTCCGAAGGCCTCGTTCGGCAGGGTTACATGTCGAAGAACCGGCTTGCGGTATCGCTGCTGTTCCTGATGAACGGCTTCGTCACAGGCAGCTGGGCGCCGAAGATTCCGGAATTCAAGGACCGGCTCGGGATCGGCGAGAGCGTGCTCGGCCTGCTGATCCTGGTATTCGGCATCGGCTCGCTGGTGCTGATGCCGATTGCCGGTGGGTTCATCGCCCGCGCCGGCTCGCAGAAGGTCGTCAAGGTCACGGCAATCATTCTGTCGCCGCTGCTCCTCGTCCTGACGCTGGCCCCGAATGTCTGGACAGCGGCGATCGGCATGTTCCTGCTCGGCGGGTTCGTCGGCGCCATGGACGTGGCGATGAATGCCAACGCGGTCGAGGTCGAAAAGTCGATGCGCCGCGCGATCATGTCCTCCTGCCACGCCTATTGGAGTCTCGGCGGGTTGATCGGCGCTGGCATCGGCGGCTTCCTGATGGCGCGCGTCGGCGTCCTGCCGCACGTGCTTGTGGTCACGGTGCTTAGCCTTGTGTTTCTTGCCGTCGCCTGGCCGATGATCCTTGCCGACCGGCCTCATTCGGCGGCGAACAAGGAGAAACTGCGCCTGCCGCTCACGCCCCTGCCTTGGCTGATCGGCATCATGGCCCTGTTCTCGATGGTGCCGGAAGGTGCGGTGCTCGACTGGGGCGCGCTTTATCTCAGGAACGAACTCGGCGCCTCGGTCGAGCTCTCGGGCTTCGGCTTTGCCGCCTTCTCGGCGACCATGGCAACCATGCGCTTTGCCGGCGACCACGTGCGCGATCTCCTCGGCGCGAAGCGGACCTTGCGCCTCTGCACGGTCACCGCGCTCGTCGGCATGGTCTTCGCCGGGCTTGCGCCCAACGCGGTCGTTGCGATCCTCGGTTTTGCGCTGGCCGGGATCGGCATCTCCAACATGGTGCCGATCGCCTTCTCGGCCGCCGGCAACATGCCGGGGCTGCAGCCGGGCATCGGGCTCGCGGTCGCGACCACGATGGGCTATTCCGGCATGCTCTTCGCACCGTCGCTGATCGGCTTCATCGCGGAGCACAGCGGCTTCGCTATCATCTTTACCTGTATCCCCGTGCTCTTCATTGTCGTGCTCCTGCTCTCGCATCACGCCGTTCATGCAGATCACGGCAGGGAGCATTCGTAA
- a CDS encoding VOC family protein → MNVAHFALWTKDIDRIAAFWAEFFGADAGEIYESRRRPGFRSRFLTLESGPSIEVMEGPWLAPHDEAIVERAGYAHLALSLGSGEAVDDMADRADRKGVLVSRARWTGDGFYEAVIRDPDGNLIEITI, encoded by the coding sequence ATGAACGTCGCGCATTTCGCTCTCTGGACGAAGGACATTGACCGGATCGCCGCCTTCTGGGCCGAATTCTTCGGCGCCGACGCTGGCGAAATCTATGAAAGCCGACGTCGCCCCGGTTTCCGCTCGCGTTTTCTGACGCTTGAGAGCGGGCCTTCGATCGAGGTAATGGAAGGGCCGTGGCTTGCTCCCCATGACGAGGCGATAGTGGAACGCGCCGGCTACGCGCATCTCGCCCTTTCGCTAGGCAGTGGCGAGGCCGTGGACGACATGGCGGATCGGGCCGACCGCAAGGGAGTGCTCGTCTCCAGGGCCCGATGGACGGGTGACGGCTTCTACGAAGCCGTGATCCGTGATCCCGACGGCAATCTCATCGAAATCACCATTTGA
- a CDS encoding DeoR/GlpR family DNA-binding transcription regulator, which translates to MATDLLLRERKSLIQERLKADGRVLAADLAREFGVSEDTIRRDLREMAAAGLCERVYGGALPLAPMAGSLSQRATLAPERKAALARAAVGFIRPGMTVFLDAGSANLAIAEALEPDLPVTVVTNTPLIAAALMEKAGVELILIGGPLYRAVGAAVGARAQRDAELLRPDLCVLGACGADAEAGLTAFHFEDAAFKRLIASRSRSVLAAITSDKLGTAAPHAVIGIEAVTALVLEADAPEAAIVALGARGADVVLAQEPAR; encoded by the coding sequence ATGGCGACGGACCTGCTGCTGCGCGAAAGAAAATCCCTGATCCAGGAGCGGCTGAAAGCTGACGGCCGTGTGCTGGCCGCCGACCTCGCGCGCGAATTCGGAGTCTCGGAAGACACGATCCGTCGTGACCTGCGCGAGATGGCCGCGGCTGGCCTGTGCGAGCGCGTCTATGGCGGAGCCTTGCCGCTCGCGCCGATGGCCGGCTCGCTCAGCCAGCGCGCCACTCTCGCGCCGGAGCGCAAGGCGGCGCTTGCCCGGGCCGCCGTCGGATTCATCCGGCCGGGCATGACGGTGTTCCTCGACGCGGGTTCGGCCAATCTGGCGATCGCAGAGGCGCTCGAGCCGGACCTCCCGGTAACAGTCGTCACCAACACGCCGCTCATTGCGGCCGCCCTGATGGAGAAGGCGGGTGTGGAGCTCATCCTTATCGGCGGCCCGCTCTATCGCGCGGTGGGGGCAGCCGTCGGCGCCCGCGCGCAGCGCGACGCCGAGCTTCTCCGGCCCGACCTCTGCGTTCTCGGTGCTTGCGGTGCCGACGCGGAAGCGGGACTGACAGCATTCCATTTCGAGGATGCGGCGTTCAAGCGTCTCATCGCCTCGCGGAGCCGCTCGGTTCTCGCCGCGATAACGAGCGACAAGCTCGGAACCGCTGCGCCACACGCGGTCATCGGCATCGAGGCGGTGACGGCGCTGGTTCTGGAGGCCGACGCGCCCGAAGCCGCGATCGTCGCCCTCGGCGCGCGCGGCGCTGACGTCGTTCTGGCACAGGAGCCGGCTCGATGA
- a CDS encoding amino acid ABC transporter substrate-binding protein, with product MKFLPTLFAAALLQIAAFAPAHAESNLDQIKSAGVLKIGTEGTYAPFTYHDAGGALVGFDVEIGQEVAKRLGVKAEFLEGKWDGLIAGLDANRYDTVINQVGITEERKKKYDFSEPYIASKAVLIVKGDNEEIKGFADLKGKKSAQSLTSNFGKLAQASGAELVGTDGFDQSIQLVLTGRADATINDSLSFLDFKKQKPDANVKIAAEQADADYSGIIIRKNEPDLLAAINKALAEIKADGTYDKISQKYFGADVSK from the coding sequence ATGAAGTTCCTTCCGACGCTTTTCGCTGCCGCCCTTCTGCAAATCGCCGCCTTCGCTCCCGCCCATGCGGAATCGAACCTCGATCAGATCAAGTCTGCCGGTGTTCTGAAGATCGGCACAGAGGGCACCTATGCCCCCTTCACCTATCACGATGCCGGCGGCGCGCTGGTCGGCTTCGACGTCGAAATCGGCCAGGAGGTCGCGAAGCGCCTTGGCGTCAAGGCTGAATTCCTCGAAGGCAAGTGGGACGGGCTGATCGCCGGCCTCGACGCCAACCGCTACGACACGGTCATCAACCAGGTCGGCATCACCGAAGAGCGCAAGAAGAAGTATGATTTCTCCGAGCCCTATATCGCCTCCAAGGCCGTGCTGATCGTCAAGGGCGACAACGAGGAGATCAAGGGCTTCGCCGATCTCAAGGGCAAGAAATCCGCCCAGTCGCTGACCAGCAACTTCGGCAAGCTCGCTCAGGCCTCGGGCGCCGAGCTCGTCGGCACCGACGGTTTCGACCAGTCGATCCAGCTCGTGCTGACCGGCCGCGCCGACGCGACGATCAACGACAGCCTGTCCTTTCTCGACTTCAAGAAGCAGAAGCCGGACGCGAACGTGAAGATCGCCGCCGAACAGGCCGACGCCGATTATTCCGGCATCATCATCCGCAAGAACGAGCCGGACCTTCTGGCCGCAATCAACAAGGCGCTCGCCGAAATCAAGGCCGACGGCACCTACGACAAGATCTCGCAGAAATATTTCGGCGCCGACGTCTCGAAGTAA
- a CDS encoding ABC transporter permease subunit (The N-terminal region of this protein, as described by TIGR01726, is a three transmembrane segment that identifies a subfamily of ABC transporter permease subunits, which specificities that include histidine, arginine, glutamine, glutamate, L-cystine (sic), the opines (in Agrobacterium) octopine and nopaline, etc.), with protein sequence MPQWLHLMAESLPTLLWAGLIFTVPLTLLSFVLGLLLGLVTALVRLFAPAPFVAVARFYVWVIRGTPLLVQLFVIFYGLPSMNILLDAFPAALIGFTLNIGAYTSEIIRATISSVPRGQWEAAYSIGMSWSQVMRRTILPQATRVAIPPLSNTFISLVKDTSLAAAITVPELFQTAQRIVATTYEPLILYIEAALIYLAMSSVLSALQVRLEHRFARYGGFLEARA encoded by the coding sequence TTGCCCCAATGGCTTCACCTGATGGCGGAATCGCTGCCGACCCTGCTCTGGGCCGGGCTGATCTTCACGGTCCCGCTGACCCTGCTTTCCTTCGTGCTCGGTCTTTTGCTGGGACTTGTCACCGCGCTCGTCCGTCTTTTCGCGCCGGCTCCCTTCGTCGCCGTGGCGCGATTCTATGTCTGGGTGATCCGCGGAACGCCGCTTCTCGTCCAGCTCTTCGTCATTTTCTATGGGCTGCCGAGCATGAACATATTGCTCGATGCATTCCCCGCCGCGTTGATCGGCTTCACGCTCAACATCGGCGCCTACACATCCGAAATCATCCGCGCCACGATCTCCTCCGTGCCGCGCGGCCAATGGGAAGCAGCCTATTCGATTGGGATGAGCTGGAGCCAAGTGATGCGCCGGACGATCCTGCCGCAGGCGACCCGGGTTGCAATCCCGCCCCTCTCGAACACCTTCATCTCGCTGGTGAAGGACACTTCGCTCGCCGCAGCCATTACCGTGCCCGAGCTCTTTCAGACGGCGCAGCGGATCGTCGCGACCACTTATGAACCCCTGATCCTTTATATCGAGGCGGCGCTGATCTACCTTGCCATGAGCTCCGTACTGTCGGCCCTGCAGGTCAGGCTCGAGCACCGCTTCGCCCGCTATGGCGGCTTCCTGGAGGCGCGCGCATGA
- a CDS encoding amino acid ABC transporter ATP-binding protein: MIELTDIEKRFGTNLVLKGISVTMAEGSVTALVGPSGGGKSTLLRCVNLLEIPTHGAIRLGDERLEFDPHRTVGWRAIQKLRRQTGMVFQNFQLFPHQTALGNVMEGLVTVLRWPADRARARALELLEKVGMAHKADAWPSTLSGGQQQRVAIARALAPSPRVLLCDEPTSALDPELAEEVVEVLSRLAREGTTMIMATHDLRLASRVADHVIFLDGGVIVESGPPRKIFSTPERERTKKFIASLSAPMSYDI; encoded by the coding sequence ATGATCGAACTCACCGATATCGAAAAGCGCTTCGGCACCAATTTGGTGCTCAAGGGAATCAGCGTGACGATGGCCGAAGGCTCGGTAACGGCGCTGGTCGGCCCGTCCGGCGGCGGCAAAAGCACGCTGCTCAGATGCGTGAACCTGCTGGAGATCCCGACACACGGCGCGATCCGGCTTGGCGACGAACGGCTGGAGTTCGATCCTCACCGCACGGTCGGCTGGAGGGCGATCCAAAAGCTGCGCCGGCAAACTGGCATGGTGTTCCAGAATTTTCAGCTCTTTCCGCACCAGACCGCGCTCGGCAACGTGATGGAAGGCCTTGTGACCGTCCTCAGATGGCCGGCCGACCGCGCCCGCGCCCGTGCGCTCGAGCTCCTGGAGAAGGTCGGCATGGCGCACAAGGCGGATGCCTGGCCCTCGACGCTTTCCGGAGGCCAGCAGCAGCGCGTCGCGATCGCCCGTGCGCTCGCCCCCTCACCGCGTGTTCTCCTCTGCGACGAGCCGACCTCCGCGCTTGACCCGGAGCTCGCCGAGGAGGTGGTCGAGGTCCTGAGCCGTCTTGCCCGCGAGGGGACGACGATGATCATGGCGACTCACGACCTTCGCCTCGCCTCGCGCGTCGCCGATCACGTGATTTTCCTCGACGGCGGCGTCATCGTCGAAAGCGGTCCGCCGAGGAAGATCTTTTCGACGCCCGAGCGCGAGCGCACGAAGAAGTTCATCGCCTCGCTCAGCGCGCCGATGAGCTATGATATCTGA
- a CDS encoding GrpB family protein, which produces MATFVEIVPYDEAWPNCFLEVAETIRRLLGAGIVAVDHVGSTAIPGLSAKPVIDVDVTLRSLSNIPSAGAVLVAAGYEPRGNRYDDDVWAFTNRRSVPKQRVYLCPPANETHERRLVFRDYLLAHKEMAAAYGLLKQDLAEKFAYDGDSYTAAKSRFIDDVIELARKELRDRTRDEHAN; this is translated from the coding sequence GTGGCCACATTTGTTGAAATCGTGCCTTATGATGAAGCCTGGCCGAATTGCTTCCTAGAGGTCGCGGAAACGATAAGGCGCTTGCTGGGAGCCGGCATTGTCGCCGTGGATCATGTGGGCAGCACCGCAATTCCGGGTCTATCCGCCAAGCCTGTTATCGACGTGGATGTCACCCTGCGAAGCCTATCGAATATCCCTTCAGCGGGCGCCGTCTTGGTCGCCGCCGGATATGAGCCTCGCGGCAATCGTTACGACGATGATGTTTGGGCCTTCACGAACCGGCGAAGTGTTCCGAAACAACGCGTCTACCTGTGTCCACCGGCGAATGAGACGCACGAACGTCGCCTCGTTTTTCGAGACTACTTGCTCGCCCATAAGGAAATGGCGGCCGCCTATGGCTTGCTGAAGCAGGATCTTGCCGAGAAGTTTGCCTATGACGGCGATAGCTATACCGCAGCAAAAAGCCGGTTCATCGACGATGTGATCGAACTCGCTCGCAAAGAACTCCGCGACCGAACTCGCGACGAACACGCGAACTAA
- the pyc gene encoding pyruvate carboxylase, translated as MPISKILVANRSEIAIRVFRAANELGLKTVAIWAEEDKLALHRFKADESYQVGRGPHLARDLGPIESYLSIDEVIRVAKLSGADAIHPGYGLLSESPEFAEACAANGITFIGPKPETMRQLGNKVAARNLAISIGVPVVPATEPLPDDPEEIKRLAAEIGYPVMLKASWGGGGRGMRAIREPKDLIREVTEAKREAKAAFGKDEVYLEKLVERARHVESQILGDTHGNVVHLFERDCSIQRRNQKVVERAPAPYLTAAQREELAAYSKRIAEAASYIGAGTVEYLMDADTGKFYFIEVNPRIQVEHTVTEVVTGIDIVKAQIHILDGYAIGTPESGVPSQENIRLNGHALQCRITTEDPEQNFIPDYGRITAYRGATGFGIRLDGGTAYSGAVITRYYDPLLEKVTAWAPNPDEAIHRMIRALREFRIRGVATNLTFLEAIISHPSFHDNSYTTRFIDTTPELFQQVKRQDRATKLLTYLADVTVNGHPEAKGRPKPNDDIAAPVVPFINGEAKPGTKQLLDQLGPKKFAEWVKAQPQVLLTDTTMRDGHQSLLATRMRTYDIARIAGTYARALPNLFSLECWGGATFDVSMRFLTEDPWERLAMVREGAPNLLLQMLLRGANGVGYKNYPDNVVKYFVAQAAKGGIDVFRVFDCLNWVENMRVAMDAVAAENKVCEAAICYTGDILNSARPKYDLKYYTALAAELEKAGAHIIAVKDMAGLLKPAAARVLFKALKEATDLPIHFHTHDTSGIAAATVLAAVESGVDIIDAAMDALSGNTSQPCLGSIVEALSGSERDPGLNPEWIRRISFYWEAVRHQYAAFESDLKGPASEVYLHEMPGGQFTNLKEQARSLGLETRWHEVAQAYADANQMFGDIVKVTPSSKVVGDMALMMVSQDLTVADVENPAKDIAFPESVVSMLKGDLGQPPGGWPEALQKKALKGEEPYTSVPGSLLPPADLGAERKSIEEKLGREVTDFEFASYLMYPKVFTDYALAAETYGPVSVLPTPAYFYGMAPGEELFADIEKGKTLVILNQAQGEIDEKGMVKMFFELNGQPRSIKVPDRNRGASAAIRRKAEAGNAAHLGAPMPGVISTVAVHPGQPVKAGDVLLSIEAMKMETALHAEKDGVIAEVLVRAGDQIDAKDLLVVFGA; from the coding sequence TTGCCTATCTCTAAGATCCTTGTTGCCAACCGTTCCGAAATTGCCATCCGCGTGTTCCGCGCGGCCAACGAACTGGGACTTAAAACGGTCGCGATATGGGCTGAGGAGGACAAACTGGCGCTGCACCGGTTCAAGGCGGACGAGAGCTATCAGGTCGGGCGCGGTCCGCACCTTGCCCGCGATCTCGGGCCGATCGAGAGCTATCTGTCGATCGACGAGGTGATTCGCGTCGCCAAGCTTTCCGGCGCCGACGCCATTCATCCGGGTTACGGCCTGCTCTCCGAAAGCCCGGAGTTTGCGGAGGCCTGCGCCGCCAACGGCATCACCTTCATCGGCCCGAAGCCGGAGACGATGCGCCAACTCGGCAACAAGGTGGCGGCGCGCAACCTGGCGATCTCGATCGGCGTACCGGTCGTGCCGGCGACCGAGCCGCTGCCGGATGATCCCGAGGAGATCAAGCGGCTGGCCGCGGAGATCGGCTATCCGGTGATGCTGAAGGCGTCCTGGGGCGGCGGCGGCCGCGGCATGCGGGCGATCCGTGAGCCCAAGGACCTGATCCGCGAGGTGACCGAGGCCAAGCGCGAGGCGAAGGCCGCCTTCGGCAAGGACGAGGTCTATCTGGAAAAGCTGGTCGAGCGCGCCCGCCATGTCGAAAGCCAGATCCTTGGCGATACCCACGGCAATGTCGTTCACCTCTTCGAGCGCGACTGCTCGATCCAGCGGCGCAACCAGAAGGTCGTCGAGCGCGCACCGGCACCGTATCTCACCGCAGCCCAGCGCGAGGAGCTTGCCGCCTATTCGAAGCGGATCGCCGAGGCGGCCAGCTATATCGGCGCCGGCACGGTCGAGTATCTGATGGATGCCGATACCGGCAAGTTCTACTTCATCGAGGTCAATCCGCGCATCCAGGTCGAGCACACGGTGACCGAGGTCGTCACCGGCATCGACATCGTCAAGGCGCAGATCCACATCCTCGACGGCTATGCCATCGGCACGCCGGAATCAGGCGTGCCCTCGCAGGAAAACATCCGGCTGAACGGCCATGCGCTGCAGTGCCGCATCACGACGGAAGATCCCGAGCAGAACTTCATTCCGGACTACGGCCGCATCACCGCCTACCGCGGCGCCACCGGCTTCGGTATCCGTCTCGACGGCGGCACGGCCTATTCCGGGGCGGTGATCACCCGCTACTACGATCCGCTCTTGGAAAAGGTGACGGCTTGGGCGCCGAACCCGGACGAGGCGATCCACCGCATGATCCGGGCGCTCCGCGAATTCCGCATCCGCGGCGTGGCGACCAACCTCACCTTCCTGGAAGCGATCATCAGCCATCCGAGCTTCCACGACAACAGCTACACCACCCGCTTCATCGACACGACGCCGGAACTGTTCCAGCAGGTCAAGCGCCAGGACCGCGCGACCAAGCTCTTGACCTATCTTGCCGACGTCACGGTCAACGGCCATCCGGAGGCCAAGGGCCGGCCGAAGCCCAATGATGACATCGCCGCCCCTGTGGTGCCGTTCATCAATGGCGAGGCGAAGCCGGGCACGAAGCAACTGCTCGACCAGCTCGGACCGAAGAAGTTCGCCGAATGGGTGAAGGCGCAGCCTCAGGTGCTCCTGACCGATACGACGATGCGCGACGGCCACCAGTCGCTGCTCGCCACCCGCATGCGCACCTATGATATCGCCCGCATCGCCGGTACCTATGCCCGGGCGCTGCCGAACCTCTTCTCGCTCGAATGCTGGGGCGGCGCGACTTTCGATGTGTCGATGCGCTTCCTCACGGAGGACCCGTGGGAGCGGCTGGCAATGGTGCGCGAGGGCGCGCCGAACCTGCTCCTGCAGATGCTTCTGCGCGGCGCCAACGGCGTCGGCTACAAGAACTATCCCGACAATGTCGTCAAATACTTCGTCGCCCAGGCCGCGAAGGGCGGCATTGACGTCTTCCGCGTCTTCGACTGCCTGAACTGGGTGGAGAACATGCGCGTCGCAATGGACGCGGTGGCCGCAGAGAACAAGGTCTGCGAGGCAGCGATCTGCTATACCGGCGACATCCTGAATTCCGCCCGGCCGAAGTATGACCTGAAATACTACACGGCGCTTGCCGCCGAATTGGAGAAGGCCGGCGCCCACATCATCGCCGTCAAGGACATGGCGGGTCTTCTGAAGCCGGCAGCCGCCCGCGTGCTGTTCAAGGCGTTGAAGGAAGCGACCGATCTGCCGATCCACTTCCACACGCACGACACATCGGGCATTGCTGCCGCGACCGTGCTTGCCGCGGTCGAATCCGGCGTCGATATCATCGATGCGGCGATGGATGCGCTCTCCGGCAACACCTCGCAGCCTTGCCTCGGCTCGATCGTAGAGGCACTGTCCGGCTCCGAGCGCGACCCGGGCCTCAATCCGGAATGGATCCGCCGCATCTCCTTCTATTGGGAGGCGGTGCGCCACCAGTACGCGGCCTTCGAAAGCGACCTCAAGGGGCCGGCTTCGGAAGTCTATCTGCACGAAATGCCGGGCGGGCAGTTCACCAACTTGAAGGAGCAGGCCCGCTCGCTCGGGCTCGAGACCCGCTGGCACGAGGTGGCGCAGGCCTATGCCGACGCCAACCAGATGTTCGGCGACATCGTCAAGGTGACGCCGTCCTCCAAGGTGGTCGGCGACATGGCGCTGATGATGGTCTCCCAGGACCTGACGGTGGCCGACGTCGAGAATCCGGCGAAAGACATTGCCTTCCCGGAATCGGTCGTCTCGATGCTCAAGGGCGATCTCGGCCAGCCCCCGGGCGGTTGGCCGGAGGCGCTTCAGAAGAAGGCGCTGAAGGGCGAAGAGCCCTACACATCCGTGCCGGGCTCGCTGCTGCCGCCTGCCGATCTCGGCGCGGAGCGAAAAAGCATCGAGGAGAAGCTCGGTCGCGAGGTCACCGACTTCGAATTCGCCTCGTATCTGATGTATCCGAAGGTCTTCACCGACTACGCGCTCGCCGCCGAGACCTACGGCCCAGTCAGCGTGCTGCCGACCCCGGCCTATTTTTACGGCATGGCGCCGGGCGAGGAGCTCTTCGCCGACATCGAGAAGGGCAAGACGCTGGTCATCCTCAACCAGGCCCAGGGCGAGATCGACGAGAAGGGCATGGTCAAGATGTTCTTCGAACTGAATGGCCAGCCGCGCTCGATCAAGGTGCCGGACCGCAACCGCGGCGCTTCCGCGGCCATCCGCCGCAAGGCCGAGGCCGGCAATGCCGCCCATCTCGGCGCGCCGATGCCGGGCGTCATCTCGACTGTTGCGGTCCACCCCGGCCAGCCGGTCAAGGCCGGCGACGTGTTGCTCTCGATCGAGGCGATGAAGATGGAGACGGCGCTTCACGCCGAAAAGGACGGTGTGATCGCCGAAGTGCTGGTCAGAGCCGGTGACCAGATCGACGCCAAGGATTTGTTGGTCGTGTTTGGGGCGTAA